The following coding sequences lie in one Apium graveolens cultivar Ventura chromosome 1, ASM990537v1, whole genome shotgun sequence genomic window:
- the LOC141673444 gene encoding uncharacterized protein LOC141673444 codes for MGTKVHCKSHTPGYYSICDMNENSSSSIWSPFHGDKNLLNGQYCNGFIQRTVRDEYPEYEKDVLKQKMIEHEMVFKNQVYELHRVYRVQREMMEEAKRRELYHHHRSIKTSLSSNILPSQMPFNEVRNRQAPSFPLANSSCIRPSILGSDVIDSPSSCTKGHNSEADLVPYQNRCDPKELVFLDSRSSKVKKKLFDHQVPADKYIVAEKGEHFQDIEMSNTIMYPTSGDHRLSPESKIKKCCGGGKTNDLRDNSSDLRLKIPMLADLNEPIHVEDCDSPKIVNFSGHSSSNEEIRGLDSPAKPMSQFVNLSRDFLQNSQCGHSNGHFSNLSETDKGNSRGSLSYMYEAGKRGTDAKCIPKFYQSEQLTTTSQHIPFIPSKPNRHQGILPTDYEQEEPWTQRIRSYDFSNRSCGHSNNKLSGSFPTSHISKPFQWHNSQNVANSWSHSVKSWEKSNFSLTEKVTSLHTIPSQTSSRDINGSSRLNSSLGSKLSMQNGFCEGSSMVSKELPTKLSSFGYNNLKCNEIDVMDPKHLTHYRFKNVVKDSDVMELKPVKGLDLNVVLPVDSLNEEALPRSNEFLYGKRNFENHYPDVPWLRGKQVSKDLSTITKKDFESGMLQALYNPLHKDIKVKDSHSLSTQNLSATSSSCHNKVNRESASAALNNGKLLEFPIFGTFCTSKNDTSCTSAFGQSSRNGVSTKTERNHRGFDINVACDLMDAEFNEQIVEEAISSEKGNDTKFNFRNIDLNSCVSEDEDILDSSLINTSGKVNFAFEIDLEAPVVLNTAEALCPVEQKQHEVSPQSQIPKTEQQADQGVRIAAEAIVAISSYTEDSHIECTNLDRSELPDSLVWFADVISSSAEELEKKLCRDYKGRNSREMETLRELDDYEAMTMQLTETREEDYMPKPFIPEMPNLEEAGANSVPSRTRKGPARRGRMRKDFQRDVLPGIVSLSRHEVTEDLQTFGGLMRATGHQWNGGTTRRNGTRGRRRCIVEPSPAVVVAPVCSPPVPNFNSAEVRVEDISLGWWGKTTRRPRRQRSAAANNLAVAMT; via the exons ATGGGAACTAAAGTGCACTGTAAAAGCCACACGCCTGGATATTACTCCATTTGTGATATGAATGAGAATTCAAGTAGTAGTATTTGGTCTCCATTTCATGGAGATAAGAATTTGCTCAATGGACAGTACTGTAATGGATTCATTCAGAGGACGGTAAGAGACGAATATCCAGAATATGAGAAGGATGTTCTAAAACAGAAGATGATAGAGCATGAAATGGTATTCAAAAACCAG GTATATGAACTTCACCGCGTTTATAGAGTGCAGAGGGAAATGATGGAAGAAGCCAAAAGGAGGGAACTATATCATCACCATAGATCAATTAAGACCTCGTTGTCATCAAACATCCTACCatctcaaatgccatttaacgAAGTTAGGAATCGGCAAGCGCCTAGCTTTCCATTAGCTAACTCTAGTTGCATCAGACCCTCCATACTGGGATCTGACGTCATTGATTCACCTTCGAGTTGCACTAAAGGACATAATAGTGAAGCTGATCTAGTTCCATACCAGAACAGATGTGACCCAAAGGAGCTTGTTTTTTTAGACTCTAGGTCATCGAAGGTTAAGAAAAAGTTGTTCGATCATCAAGTTCCAGCTGACAAATATATTGTTGCAGAAAAAGGGGAGCACTTCCAGGACATTGAGATGTCAAATACTATAATGTATCCTACTAGTGGAGATCATAGACTTTCACCGgaaagtaaaataaaaaaatgttgTGGTGGTGGGAAAACCAATGACCTTAGAGATAATTCATCTGATTTGCGTTTGAAGATCCCTATGTTAGCTGATTTAAATGAACCAATTCATGTGGAAGATTGTGATTCGCCCAAAATTGTCAATTTTTCTGGTCATTCTTCTAGCAATGAAGAGATAAGAGGCCTGGATTCTCCTGCTAAACCAATGTCACAATTTGTTAATTTGTCCCGGGATTTTTTACAGAACTCCCAATGTGGACACAGTAACGGGCATTTTAGCAATTTATCTGAAACAGATAAAGGCAACAGCAGAGGGTCGTTGTCCTACATGTACGAAGCAG GGAAACGTGGAACTGATGCCAAGTGCATTCCCAAATTCTACCAATCAGAGCAGTTGACAACAACTTCTCAGCATATACCATTTATCCCTAGCAAGCCTAATCGACATCAGGGAATTCTTCCAACTGATTATGAACAGGAAGAACCATGGACACAGAGAATTCGTAGTTATGATTTTTCTAACAGAAGTTGTGGCCATTCTAACAACAAACTTTCAGGATCATTTCCGACATCCCATATCTCCAAACCCTTTCAGTGGCATAATTCTCAAAATGTAGCCAATTCATGGTCTCACTCTGTCAAATCTTGGGAAAAATCTAATTTCAGCTTGACTGAGAAGGTGACATCATTGCATACCATTCCATCTCAAACCTCGAGTAGGGATATAAATGGTAGTTCCAGGTTGAACTCTAGTTTGGGAAGCAAACTTTCTATGCAGAATGGGTTTTGCGAAGGCTCCTCAATGGTTTCCAAGGAGCTGCCAACAAAACTATCCTCATTTGGTTATAATAATCTGAAATGCAATGAAATTGACGTTATGGATCCAAAGCACTTGACACACTATCGTTTCAAAAATGTTGTAAAGGACTCGGATGTTATGGAATTGAAGCCTGTCAAAGGTTTAGACTTGAATGTGGTCCTTCCAGTTGATTCACTCAACGAGGAAGCTCTACCTCGAAGTAATGAATTTTTATATGGAAAAAGGAATTTTGAGAACCATTATCCAGATGTGCCATGGCTACGAGGGAAACAAGTGTCTAAAGATTTGTCTACCATAACAAAGAAAGACTTTGAATCAGGGATGCTTCAGGCATTATATAATCCACTGCATAAAGACATAAAAGTAAAAGACTCCCACTCTCTATCTACTCAGAATCTTTCAGCCACTTCAAGTAGTTGTCATAACAAGGTGAACAGGGAGTCTGCTTCAGCTGCTTTAAACAATGGAAAATTGCTTGAATTTCCCATATTTGGAACATTTTGTACCTCGAAAAATGACACTTCATGTACCTCTGCATTTGGTCAAAGTTCACGTAATGGTGTAAGCACAAAAACTGAAAGAAACCATAGAGGATTTGATATTAATGTAGCTTGTGATTTAATGGATGCCGAGTTCAATGAACAGATTGTTGAAGAGGCTATTTCATCAGAGAAGGGAAATGATACAAAATTCAACTTCAGAAACATTGATTTGAACTCTTGTGTTAGCGAAGATGAAGATATATTAGACTCTTCTCTTATAAACACCAGTGGGAAGGTAAACTTTGCATTCGAGATAGATCTGGAAGCGCCTGTTGTTTTGAACACCGCAGAGGCTCTTTGTCCTGTAGAACAAAAACAACATGAGGTGTCTCCACAATCACAGATTCCTAAAACTGAGCAGCAAGCGGATCAAGGTGTTAGAATTGCAGCGGAAGCAATAGTTGCCATCTCCTCATACACCGAGGATTCTCATATTGAATGTACTAACCTGGACCGTTCTGAATTGCCAGACTCCCTCGTATGGTTTGCAGATGTAATTTCTTCTTCGGCGGAAGAACTTGAGAAGAAACTTTGCAGAGATTATAAAGGCAGAAATAGTAGAGAGATGGAGACCCTTAGGGAATTGGATGATTACGAGGCCATGACAATGCAACTGACAGAGACCCGAGAAGAAGACTACATGCCTAAGCCTTTTATACCTGAAATGCCTAACTTGGAAGAAGCGGGGGCCAATTCAGTACCAAGTCGAACACGAAAAGGCCCGGCGAGGAGAGGGAGGATGCGAAAGGACTTCCAACGGGATGTCCTTCCAGGTATCGTGTCTTTGTCAAGACATGAGGTGACAGAAGATCTTCAGACATTTGGCGGACTAATGAGGGCTACTGGACATCAATGGAATGGAGGAACAACAAGAAGGAATGGTACCAGGGGAAGGAGGAGATGTATTGTTGAGCCCTCCCCTGCCGTAGTTGTCGCTCCAGTCTGCAGTCCGCCAGTGCCGAACTTTAATAGTGCTGAAGTTAGGGTAGAGGATATAAGCTTAGGTTGGTGGGGAAAGACAACTAGACGTCCACGACGACAAAGAAGCGCTGCAGCTAATAATCTGGCAGTTGCAATGACATAG
- the LOC141673451 gene encoding uncharacterized protein LOC141673451, translated as MGTTAHCKSYTPGYYSRDMNEDSNSSSWSPFHRDKNLLNGHYYNGFVQRTVRDDYEGYEKDVLKQKMMEHEMVFKHQVYELHRLYRVQREMMEEAKRKELYNHHRSVEASSSSSIIPSQMSSDEVRNWHTSSFPLASPGCIRPSILGFEVIDSPLSCTKGHNSRANLVPYQNNCDLKECALIDSRPSKARKKLFDLQIPAEKYIVIEDEEQFQDTEMSNNLTNHTDGNHRLAPGNSIKKYIGGGTMNGLKDNSSSKIPMFADLNEPIQVEESDSPKFVDFSNRSACHEEIRGLDFSAKPKSQFIDLSRDTLQNSQCGSNNGNYCTSSESNKGSGRGWLSYMYDAGNRGTDANCIPKFHQSERFPTTSQKLPFMPGRPNQPRGILPNDFVKDEPWTEKNRSYEFSNRSHGHSNYNRSGSVVTSHLSNPYPWYNSSDVTNSWSPSVTSWAKPKPSSTQVALLHTGPSVISSETWSRDIDYKSSLNPGLRSKLSTASGFGEDSSASKELSTKLSSISYNNKKCAEIDIIASKHLRNHGPQDVPKDSDVMDSKSGKDLDLNVVLPIDLSNEDPLLPGIDISDGKKKLEDHFTALPWLRGKPVGNNVSMRKYSESGLLQASGNPLLQDETVKDPNFPFTRNLSAGSSICHVRENRESASAALDNGKLLGFSIFGKLCTSKNDSSSTSASVQSYPHNAVSTKNERKHRGFDINVACDLLDGEFDKQIVVEAISSEKGMDIKSNSFRNFDLNSCVSVDEDPLDSSLASNSRKVKIALEIDLEAPAVPETVEALCPGEKQFEVSLQLPLLKTEQQGDQFVRIAAEAIVSISSYSQDPRFECTNLDPSELPDPLTWFADVICSSAEDIERKLCKDKKGRNGRETETLRELDEYEIMTLQLTETREEDYMPEPFVPEIHNSEVGATSIPSRTRKGPARRGRMRKDFQRDVLPGLVSLSRHEVTEDLQTFGGLMRATGYQWHGAMARRNGTRSGTARGRRRCVVEPSPDVVVVPVCNPLMQNFKSIKVRVEDINIAGWGKTTRRPRRQRSGAGNNLAAAMS; from the exons ATGGGAACCACAGCTCACTGTAAAAGTTACACTCCCGGATATTACTCTAGGGATATGAATGAGGATTCAAACAGTAGTAGTTGGTCTCCATTTCACAGAGATAAAAACTTGCTTAATGGGCACTACTATAATGGCTTCGTGCAGAGGACTGTAAGAGACGACTATGAAGGATATGAAAAGGATGTTCTAAAACAGAAGATGATGGAGCATGAAATGGTATTCAAACACCAG GTATATGAACTTCACCGCCTGTACAGAGTGCAGAGGGAAATGATGGAAGAAGCCAAACGGAAGGAACTATATAATCACCACAGATCAGTTGAGGCCTCGTCTTCGTCAAGCATCATACCATCTCAAATGTCATCTGATGAAGTTAGGAACTGGCACACGTCTAGCTTTCCATTAGCTAGCCCTGGTTGCATCAGACCCTCCATACTGGGATTTGAAGTCATTGATTCACCTTTGAGTTGCACGAAAGGACACAACAGTCGAGCTAATCTAGTTCCATACCAGAACAATTGTGATCTGAAGGAGTGTGCTTTAATAGACTCTAGGCCATCAAAGGCTAGGAAAAAGTTGTTTGATCTTCAAATCCCAGCTGAGAAATATATTGTTATAGAAGATGAGGAACAATTTCAAGACACTGAGATGTCAAATAATTTAACAAATCATACAGATGGAAATCATAGACTTGCACCGGGAAATAGTATCAAGAAATATATCGGTGGTGGAACGATGAATGGCCTTAAAGATAATTCATCTAGTAAGATCCCTATGTTTGCCGATCTTAACGAGCCAATTCAGGTTGAGGAAAGTGATTCTCCCAAATTTGTTGATTTTTCAAATCGTTCTGCATGCCATGAAGAGATTAGAGGTCTGGATTTTTCTGCTAAACCGAAGTCACAGTTTATAGATTTGTCCCGAGATACTTTACAGAACTCTCAGTGTGGAAGTAATAATGGGAATTATTGTACTTCATCCGAATCAAATAAAGGCAGCGGGAGAGGGTGGTTATCCTATATGTATGATGCAG GTAACCGTGGAACTGATGCAAATTGTATTCCTAAATTTCACCAATCGGAGAGGTTTCCTACAACTTCCCAAAAACTACCGTTTATGCCTGGCAGGCCTAATCAACCTCGGGGAATTCTTCCAAATGATTTCGTGAAGGACGAACCATGGACCGAGAAAAATCGTAGTTATGAGTTTTCAAATAGAAGTCATGGTCATTCTAACTACAATCGTTCAGGTTCAGTTGTGACTTCCCATCTATCCAATCCCTATCCGTGGTATAATTCTTCAGATGTAACCAATTCTTGGTCTCCCTCTGTCACATCTTGGGCAAAACCTAAACCCAGCTCGACTCAGGTGGCACTGTTGCACACTGGTCCATCTGTTATATCATCTGAAACCTGGAGTAGGGATATAGATTATAAATCTAGTTTAAACCCTGGTTTAAGAAGCAAGCTTTCCACTGCAAGTGGATTTGGCGAAGACTCCTCCGCCTCCAAGGAACTATCAACAAAATTATCCTCAATTagttataataataaaaaatgcGCTGAGATTGATATTATAGCATCAAAGCACTTGAGAAATCATGGTCCTCAAGATGTCCCAAAGGATTCGGATGTTATGGATTCGAAGTCTGGAAAGGATTTGGACTTAAATGTGGTCCTTCCAATTGATTTATCTAATGAGGACCCTCTACTTCCAGGTATTGATATTTCAGATGGAAAAAAGAAGTTGGAAGATCATTTTACAGCTTTGCCGTGGCTAAGAGGAAAGCCAGTAGGTAACAATGTGTCCATGAGGAAATACTCAGAATCAGGATTGCTGCAGGCTTCAGGTAATCCTTTGCTTCAAGATGAAACTGTGAAGGACCCTAATTTTCCATTTACTCGGAATCTTTCAGCTGGTTCAAGTATATGTCATGTGAGGGAGAACAGGGAGTCTGCTTCAGCTGCTTTAGACAATGGCAAATTACTAGGATTTTCCATATTCGGAAAACTTTGTACCTCAAAAAATGATTCTTCATCTACCTCTGCATCGGTTCAAAGTTATCCCCATAACGCTGTGAGCACAAAAAATGAACGAAAACATAGAGGATTTGATATTAATGTAGCTTGTGATTTATTAGATGGTGAATTTGACAAACAGATAGTTGTAGAAGCTATTTCATCAGAGAAGGGAATGGATATAAAATCCAACAGCTTCAGAAACTTTGATTTGAACTCATGTGTTAGTGTAGATGAAGATCCATTAGACTCTTCTCTCGCAAGTAACAGTAGGAAGGTGAAGATTGCACTTGAGATAGATCTGGAAGCGCCAGCTGTTCCGGAGACAGTGGAGGCTCTATGCCCTGGAGAAAAACAATTTGAGGTGTCCCTGCAGTTACCACTTCTTAAAACTGAGCAGCAAGGAGATCAATTTGTTAGAATTGCAGCAGAAGCAATAGTTTCCATCTCATCATACAGTCAGGACCCTCGTTTTGAGTGTACTAATTTGGACCCTTCTGAATTGCCGGACCCCCTCACATGGTTTGCAGATGTGATTTGTTCTTCAGCAGAAGATATTGAGAGGAAGCTTTGCAAAGATAAAAAAGGCAGAAATGGTAGAGAAACAGAGACGCTTAGGGAGTTGGATGAATATGAGATCATGACATTGCAACTGACAGAGACCCGAGAAGAAGACTACATGCCCGAACCTTTTGTACCTGAAATCCACAACTCAGAGGTAGGGGCCACTTCAATCCCAAGTCGAACCCGGAAAGGCCCAGCAAGGAGAGGGAGGATGCGGAAGGACTTCCAAAGGGATGTTCTTCCAGGTCTCGTCTCTTTGTCAAGGCACGAGGTGACAGAAGATCTTCAAACATTTGGAGGACTAATGAGAGCTACTGGCTATCAATGGCATGGAGCAATGGCAAGAAGGAACGGAACGAGAAGTGGTACTGCAAGAGGAAGGAGAAGATGTGTGGTTGAGCCCTCCCCTGACGTAGTTGTGGTTCCGGTCTGCAATCCACTGATGCAGAACTTTAAAAGTATTAAAGTAAGGGTAGAGGATATAAACATAGCTGGGTGGGGAAAGACAACTAGACGTCCACGACGACAAAGAAGCGGTGCTGGCAATAATCTTGCAGCTGCAATGTCATGA